Proteins encoded in a region of the Tripterygium wilfordii isolate XIE 37 chromosome 21, ASM1340144v1, whole genome shotgun sequence genome:
- the LOC119990203 gene encoding uncharacterized protein LOC119990203, with the protein MEGGVARGKGSLPPSSKPSKFSVYQNPVFSAALTTNSLRPSKSTLLSIFFLSSASAVALVSISSRENKIINKLRFQSFSREAAYLFAKAIQITVGLVFIGAMSALFKAISLRKSGNVAGVPVLSPSKENKDQPHLSNRQLGLLGIKPKVEQIVTDSSKKPPKSKPYSASSSLDILFPLHQPMMGSNIKPKVVSDESNSSSGKKLNSYSTPSKSQGSPSSLYLVPAASSPLRSVQTSPVLDSVSSTPWSSKRGSAKDITTEEQLERFLAEVDEKITESAGKLSTPPPTISGFGMKSPNTFTSSVNTSGTTTKSTPLRTVRMSPGSQKFSTPPKKGESELPPSMTLEEAIEFFKHLGIYPQIELWRDRLRQWFSSVLVNPLLNKIETSHIQVMQAAAKLGISITISQVGSEISPGGTAATVSSTDRTKEWQPAVNFDEDGVLHQLRATLSQALDASMSNFQLPNPQQSLQQNPMTPVIRQCVDAITEHQRLQALMKGELIKGLLPQSSVRADYMVQRIRDLAEGTCLKNYEYIGSGDMYDKKNKKWTAELPSDSHLLLYLFCAFLEHPKWMLHVDPTSYTGAQSSKNPLFLGILPPKESFPEKYIAVISGVPSVLHPGSCIVVVGRQSPPIFALYWDKKLQFSFQGRTAIWDSILILCHEIKVRYGGVVRGMHLGSSALSILPIVESETED; encoded by the exons ATGGAAGGTGGAGTTGCGAGAGGCAAAGGTTCGTTGCCTCCGTCAAGTAAGCCGTCTAAGTTCTCCGTCTACCAGAACCCGGTGTTCTCCGCCGCTCTAACGACCAACAGCCTCCGCCCCTCTAAATCTACTCTTCTTTCTATCTTTTTCCTCTCTTCTGCTTCTGCCGTCGCTCTCGTCTCCATCTCTTCCAG ggaaaacaaaataatcaaCAAGTTGAGATTTCAAAGCTTTTCCAGAGAGGCAGCTT ATTTGTTTGCCAAGGCAATACAGATAACAGTGGGTTTAGTTTTTATTGGAGCTATGAGTGCCTTATTCAAAGCCATATCTTTGCGTAAGTCAGGAAATGTGGCTGGTGTTCCGGTTCTATCTCCCTCTAAAGAAAATAAGGATCAGCCTCACTTATCAAATCGTCAACTAGGGCTCTTGGGAATAAAGCCAAAGGTTGAACAAATTGTTACTGATTCTTCAAAGAAACCTCCGAAGTCCAAACCCTATTCAGCATCATCATCTCTGGACATCCTTTTTCCTCTACATCAGCCAATGATGGGTTCAAACATTAAGCCTAAAGTTGTCTCTGATGAATCTAACTCCAGCAGCGGGAAGAAGCTAAATTCGTACAGCACCCCATCCAAATCACAGGGCTCTCCTTCTTCTTTATATCTTGTCCCTGCAGCCAGCTCACCACTACGTTCTGTTCAAACTTCACCGGTGCTAGACTCAGTCAGTTCAACACCTTGGTCAAGTAAACGAGGATCTGCCAAAGACATAACAACCGAAGAACAGCTTGAACGATTCTTGGCTGAAGTGGATGAAAAAATAACTGAATCAGCAGGGAAACTATCAACTCCCCCTCCCACCATCAGTGGATTTGGAATGAAAAGTCCAAATACCTTTACTAGTTCTGTTAATACATCTGGAACCACCACAAAGAGTACACCCTTGAGAACTGTCAGGATGTCACCTGGTTCCCAGAAATTTAGCACTCCCCCAAAGAAAGGAGAAAGTGAACTTCCTCCATCAATGACCTTGGAGGAGGCTATTGAATTTTTCAAGCATTTGGGTATCTATCCTCAAATTGAATTGTGGCGTGACCGCCTCAGACAATGGTTTTCTTCAGTTTTGGTTAATCCTCTGCTTAACAAGATTGAAACCAGTCATATTCAG GTAATGCAAGCAGCTGCAAAACTTGGTATTTCGATCACAATAAGTCAAGTGGGGAGTGAAATATCCCCTGGAGGAACTGCTGCTACTGTATCTTCAACTGATAGAACTAAGGAATGGCAGCCAGCAGTTAATTTTGACGAAGATGGAGTTCTCCATCAATTACGTGCAACTCTCAGCCAGGCTCTTGATGCTTCCATGT CAAATTTTCAACTGCCTAATCCGCAACAGTCCCTGCAGCAAAATCCTATGACTCCTGTTATACGGCAGTGTGTGGATGCCATTACTGAACACCAGAGACTTCAGGCATTGATGAAAGGTGAGTTGATCAAAGGTCTACTACCTCAGAGCAGCGTTCGGGCAGATTATATGGTACAAAGGATCCGAG ATCTTGCTGAAGGAACCTGCTTGAAGAATTATGAATATATTGGAAGTGGGGACATGTAtgacaaaaagaacaagaagtgGACTGCTGAACTTCCTTCTGATTCTCACTTGCTCTTATatctattttgtgcttttctagAGCACCCAAAGTGGATGCTACATGTAGATCCAACATCTTATACTGGAGCACAGTCTAGCAAAAACCCTTTGTTCTTAGGGATCCTTCCTCCAAAAGAGAGCTTTCCTGAGAAATATATCGCTGTCATATCCGGTGTTCCCTCAGTTCTTCATCCAGGGTCTTGCATAGTGGTTGTTGGAAGACAAAGCCCTCCAATCTTTGCCTTGTACTGGGATAAGAAGTTACAATTCTCTTTTCAG GGAAGAACAGCAATCTGGGACTCCATCTTGATTTTGTGCCACGAAATTAAGGTTCGATATGGAGGTGTAGTTCGGGGAATGCATCTTGGTTCTTCAGCCTTGAGCATTCTTCCAATTGTTGAATCAGAAACTGAAGACTGA